One Brassica napus cultivar Da-Ae chromosome C4, Da-Ae, whole genome shotgun sequence genomic region harbors:
- the LOC106427632 gene encoding uncharacterized protein LOC106427632: protein MTLRPSFRSRGNPSKAASASRGSDRNQGGSFLISMKEVLDDGGSKPVVETTPTEVVAQDAAPLPEVQVPEADYQAPKGTSEVEPSRHKRPRTDQGGAPTRSSSSSSRGGTVGWSFTHSKPGSILDDSWGLAAIMRHLKSVGCPLPALKDLTNRDEYLDIAHCMGQLAGAVNRAQLRFENALCAAPNAGELAEVTEMVKAAKADLDQARVRISELEAEVTRLGSKADAQQGEIESQKLDIQVKSRRINDLEAARKIAEHQVRELIASSQDSQKNKEAEVKLAVREGKKEVAEAYGKILVCVKEKFARKKDEVNALVYAQELQANADLLKDMLNNKIQSVEEEYNQLVALLPEATTAYEKAQVSDFSVSKLPLPQISESSAPVEAAIGGDGNVVDEGVPAGAGDPIQEEKED, encoded by the exons ATGACTCTGCGACCATCATTCCGTTCTAGGGGTAACCCCTCTAAAGCTGCCAGTGCTTCTCGTGGAAGCGACAGGAACCAAGGAGGATCGTTCCTTATCTCAATGAAGGAAGTTTTGGACGACGGAGGATCCAAACCTGTTGTCGAGACTACTCCAACTGAGGTTGTAGCTCAGGATGCTGCTCCTCTCCCTGAGGTCCAGGTGCCGGAGGCTGACTACCAGGCTCCGAAGGGTACCTCTGAGGTCGAGCCGTCGAGACACAAGAGGCCCAGGACCGATCAGGGCGGAGCTCCCACccgttcttcttcctcgtcctctagaGGAGGGACTGTTGGGTGGAGCTTTACCCATTCGAAGCCTGGGTCGATCCTGGACGACTCTTGGGGCCTAGCTGCGATAATGAGGCACCTGAAGAGCGTGGGATGTCCCCTTCCAGCGCTCAAGGACCTGACTAACCGAGATGAGTATCTCGATATTGCTCACTGTATGGGTCAG TTGGCTGGGGCTGTTAACAGGGCCCAGCTCAGGTTTGAGAATGCTCTGTGTGCTGCCCCCAATGCTGGTGAACTTGCTGAGGTTACCGAGATGGTTAAGGCAGCCAAAGCCGATCTTGACCAAGCCCGGGTTCGAATTTCTGAACTCGAAGCCGAAGTGACGAGGCTAGGCTCGAAGGCCGATGCTCAGCAAGGAGAGATCGAGAGTCAAAAGCTCGATATCCAGGTGAAGAGCAGGAGGATCAATGATTTGGAGGCTGCTCGAAAGATAGCTGAGCATCAAGTACGTGAGCTCATTGCCTCATCCCAGGATAGCCAGAAGAACAAGGAAGCTGAAGTCAAGCTGGCTGTCAGGGAAGGGAAGAAAGAAGTCGCCGAAGCTTACGGCAAGATCCTGGTCTGTGTTAAGGAGAAGTTTGCTAGGAAGAAAGATGAGGTCAACGCCTTGGTGTACGCTCAGGAGCTCCAAGCTAATGCCGACCTCTTGAAGGATATGCTGAACAACAAGATCCAAAGCGTTGAAGAGGAGTACAACCAATTGGTGGCCTTATTACCAGAAGCGACAACTGCGTATGAGAAGGCTCAAGTCTCTGACTTCTCGGTCAGCAAGCTTCCTCTTCCCCAGATCTCGGAGAGTTCAG CTCCAGTCGAGGCAGCAATAGGAGGTGATGGCAATGTGGTCGATGAGGGAGTTCCTGCCGGTGCTGGTGATCCGATTcaggaagagaaggaagattga
- the LOC106427693 gene encoding glycine-rich protein 23, translated as MGLISRKMCVFIFVFALVAEFAFGNVEVNDDKHFFHKPRPYFHKPRPYFHKHGIYKKGFRKGLGGGGGLGGGGGLGGGGGLGGGGGLGGGGGLGGGGGLGGGGSLGHGGGLGGGGGLGHGGGLGGGGGLGGGGGLGGGGGVGGGAGGGYGGGAGGGLGGGGGAGGGGGFGGGGGYGGGGGFGGGAGGGFGKGIGGGGGLGGGGHH; from the coding sequence ATGGGTTTAATTTCCCGTAAGATGTGTGTGTTTATCTTTGTATTCGCCCTTGTGGCCGAGTTTGCATTCGGAAATGTCGAGGTTAATGACGACAAACACTTTTTTCACAAGCCTCGTCCATACTTCCACAAACCTCGTCCTTACTTCCACAAGCATGGCATTTACAAGAAGGGTTTTAGAAAGGGTTTGGGCGGCGGTGGCGGTCTTGGAGGAGGTGGCGGTCTAGGCGGTGGCGGTGGTTTGGGCGGAGGAGGCGGTCTAGGTGGAGGTGGCGGCCTAGGAGGCGGTGGTGGTTTGGGCGGAGGAGGCAGTCTAGGCCACGGTGGCGGTTTGGGTGGAGGAGGCGGTCTAGGACATGGTGGTGGTTTGGGCGGAGGTGGAGGTCTAGGAGGCGGTGGAGGTCTAGGTGGCGGTGGTGGTGTGGGGGGAGGAGCTGGAGGAGGATACGGTGGCGGTGCTGGAGGAGGACTTGGAGGCGGTGGAGgtgctggaggaggaggaggatttgGTGGCGGAGGAGGATATGGAGGCGGAGGAGGATTCGGCGGTGGAGCTGGTGGTGGATTTGGTAAAGGCattggtggtggaggaggttTGGGAGGCGGTGGCCATCACTGA